The Verrucomicrobium spinosum DSM 4136 = JCM 18804 genome includes a region encoding these proteins:
- a CDS encoding RecB family exonuclease, whose protein sequence is MTNLAVSPPQKVERSENEILTGLQQTVSASRLTLFLQCRLKFYYRYVLKLPKPKPASLHVGNVVHATLKAWHKARWIGTPLTLKGLHDEFSKAWDDQNKEEPVDWQGEEEDERLTAWRLCELYYRQSGFEHAEKPDAVEVPVETDLSSHGLPRLIGVLDLVQQRKIIDYKTSSTTPNSEKVAHTHEVQTSIYAILFREAASIREEGIELHHLVKLKNPKLCITQLPPMTDSQQNRLFHLLEAYLEGIDRKDFVPSPGMGCASCEFFNECRHWN, encoded by the coding sequence ATGACCAATCTCGCTGTTTCTCCACCCCAAAAGGTTGAGCGCAGCGAGAATGAGATCCTCACCGGCTTGCAGCAAACAGTTTCAGCCTCACGGCTCACCTTGTTTCTGCAATGCCGGTTGAAGTTCTACTACCGCTACGTGCTCAAACTGCCCAAACCCAAACCTGCTTCACTCCATGTCGGCAATGTGGTTCACGCCACCTTGAAAGCATGGCACAAGGCGAGATGGATCGGGACACCCCTCACCCTCAAAGGACTCCATGACGAGTTCTCGAAAGCGTGGGACGACCAGAACAAGGAAGAACCCGTCGACTGGCAGGGAGAAGAAGAAGACGAAAGGCTCACCGCTTGGCGTCTTTGCGAACTCTACTACCGCCAGTCCGGATTCGAACACGCTGAAAAACCCGATGCTGTGGAAGTACCGGTCGAAACCGATCTGTCCTCCCATGGTCTTCCGCGGTTGATCGGTGTCCTTGATCTGGTCCAGCAACGCAAAATCATCGACTACAAGACTTCGTCCACCACACCCAACTCTGAGAAGGTGGCGCACACTCACGAAGTGCAGACCAGCATCTATGCCATTCTCTTCCGGGAAGCCGCAAGCATCCGGGAAGAAGGCATTGAACTGCATCATCTGGTCAAATTGAAGAACCCAAAGCTCTGTATCACCCAGCTTCCTCCGATGACCGACAGCCAGCAAAACAGGCTGTTTCATCTTCTGGAAGCCTACCTGGAAGGAATCGACCGCAAGGACTTCGTTCCTTCACCAGGCATGGGCTGCGCGAGCTGCGAGTTCTTCAACGAGTGCCGCCACTGGAATTAA